From a region of the Salarias fasciatus chromosome 6, fSalaFa1.1, whole genome shotgun sequence genome:
- the ern2 gene encoding serine/threonine-protein kinase/endoribonuclease IRE1: MKPCVLGVMGALGRLLLFLLLLSWEGILFEVGGVRSVTLPESLLFVSTLDGSLHAVSKQTGDIKWTLREDPIIQVPVYLSEPGFLPDPNDGSLYVLGGKHKEGLMKLPFTIPELVQSAPCRSSDGMLYTGKKQDVWFVVDPETGEKQTSLTTSSSESICPNTPLLYIGRTEYMVTMFDTKTQELRWNATYNDYSAPPYDEKQDYKMAHLVSSGDGLVVTVDRESGDVLWSQNYGSPVIGVYLYSGDSLRHAPHLSLAMETLRFLTFSAASNQADAHSTLKWSYQFVKEQASAQAQLVPTLYVGKLDSHLYASTSLVHHGVSLVPRGLTLARIEGPMTAGVTVRERGECEITPSTDVRYPAGSTNSRKNHWLLIGHHELPPVAHTTMLRDFPAPLQHSGEAVIPPRSPASSPSPVPPAYHYHQRSFQRVPGSQVDGSTYRGGADGKTLDQTHTPTTQLPVFMSQDRLTLTVLTLVMGGLLVFALTYPIHAAQSLRAQRQLEEAFESRLQRMQTNMQTTAQDGAPTETPLPSEVSASTDTNVSTDSLPVGADPPPAPHSHSSVFSDVDKNGTTGHKPPIEGSNEEVQVGKISFTSSEVLGHGTAGTFVFRGKFDGRQVAVKRILPECFEVAEREVQLLRESDTHPNVIRYFCTERDRLFTYIAIELCTATLQQYVEDPSCFPELSPITLLEQTICGLSHLHSLNIVHRDLKPRNILLSGPSALGRVRALISDFGLCKKIPEGRCSFSLRSGIPGTEGWIAPEVLRDTPGNKPTAAVDVFSAGCVFYYVVSRGQHPFGDALRRQVNILSGEYSLSHFMEDIHDDVIAQDLIEQMISAEAESRPSTACILKHPFFWSPEKQLLFFQDVSDRIEKEPADSPIVVKLETAGRAVVRTNWRMHISVPLQTDLRRFRTYKGNSVRDLLRAMRNKKHHYHELPPEVQETLGELPEGFVGYFTSRFPRLLMHTHSALLICAHERLFHPYFLPPNAK; this comes from the exons gCCTGGTTTTCTCCCAGACCCCAATGATGGCAGTTTGTATGTacttggaggaaaacacaaggaAGGCCTGATG AAACTGCCTTTCACCATACCAGAGCTGGTTCAGTCGGCTCCATGCAGGAGCTCAGACGGCATGCTCTAtacag GTAAGAAGCAGGATGTGTGGTTTGTGGTGGATCCTGAAACAGGCGAGAAACAAACCAGTTTAACGACATCCAGCTCCGAATCCATCTGTCCCAACACCCCTCTGCTCTACATCGGACGCACAG agtACATGGTCACCATGTTTGACACAAAGACACAGGAACTGCGATGGAACGCCACTTACAATGATTACTCTGCACCTCCTTATGATGAGAAGCAAGACTACA AGATGGCGCACCTGGTTTCGAGTGGTGATGGTCTTGTTGTGACTGTGGACAGAGAGTCAG gcgATGTCCTGTGGAGTCAAAACTACGGCTCGCCCGTCATCGGCGTCTACCTGTACTCGGGGGACTCGCTGAGACACGCCCCTCACCTGTCCCTCGCCATGGAAACGCTGCGCTTTCTCACCTTCTCGGCCGCCAGCAACCAGGCAGACGCACACTCCACTCTGAAGTGGAGCTACCAGTTTGTGAAGGAGCAAGCCAGCGCGCAAGCACAGCTCGT GCCCACTCTCTATGTGGGAAAGTTAGACTCTCACCTTTATGCTTCGACTTCTCTTGTTCACCACGGGGTCTCATTAGTG CCTCGCGGCCTGACCCTGGCACGGATTGAAGGTCCGATGACGGCGGGAGTGACGGTCAGAGAACGAGGGGAGTGTGAGATCACTCCATCCACTGACGTGCGCTATCCTGCAGGGAGCACGAACAGCCGGAAGAACCACTGGCTGCTGATAG GTCACCATGAGCTGCCTCCAGTGGCTCACACCACCATGCTGAGGGACTTTCCAGCCCCCCTGCAGCACTCTGGTGAGGCCGTCATCCCCCCTCGGTCGCCTGCCTCCTCTCCATCCCCGGTCCCTCCTGCCTACCACTACCATCAGCGCAGT TTTCAGAGGGTTCCTGGGAGCCAGGTAGACGGCAGTACTTACAGaggaggggctgatgggaagaCGCTGGATCAGACCCACACACCGACCACACAGCTGCCTGTGTTTATGAGTCAGGACCGCCTGACTCTGACCGTCCTGACTCTGGTGATGGGAGGACTCCTCGTCTTCGCACTGACGTATCCCATT CATGCAGCCCAGAGCCTGAGAGCTCAGAGACAGCTGGAGGAAGCGTTCGAGTCTCGCCTCCAGCGCATGCAGACGAACATGCAGACCACCGCACAGGACGGCGCCCCGACAGAGACTCCGCTCCCCTCGGAAGTGAGCGCCTCTACCGACACAAACGTCTCGACTG ACTCCCTGCCTGTGGGCGCCgaccctcctcctgctccgcaCAGTCACAGCAGCGTCTTCTCAGATGTTGATAAAAATGGCACAACTGGGCACAAACCCCCAATAG AGGGAAGCAATGAAGAGGTGCAGGTTGGGAAAatctccttcacctcctctgaaGTGCTTGGACACGGCACAGCGGGAACCTTTGTCTTTCG GGGTAAGTTTGATGGGCGCCAAGTAGCCGTGAAGCGAATTCTGCCGGAGTGCTTTGAGGTCGCGGAGCGAGAGGTGCAGCTTCTCCGAGAGTCGGACACGCACCCCAACGTGATCCGATACTTCTGCACAGAGAGAGACCGCCTCTTCACCTACATCGCCATCGAGCTGTGCACCGCAACCCTGCAGCAG tatgTGGAGGATCCTTCTTGCTTTCCTGAGCTGAGTCCTATAACTCTGCTGGAACAGACCATATGTGGTCTCTCACACCTCCACTCACTCAATATCG TCCATCGTGACCTGAAGCCCAGAAACATCCTTCTCTCTGGTCCCAGTGCACTGGGTCGGGTCCGAGCGCTCATCTCCGACTTTGGACTGTGTAAAAAGATCCCAGAAGGTcgctgcagcttctctctgcGCTCTGGGATTCCAGGAACTGAAGGGTGGATCGCTCCCGAAGTACTGCGAGACACACCCGGGAATAAACCG ACAGCAGCGGTCGACGTCTTCTCAGCAGGCTGTGTGTTTTACTACGTGGTCAGTAGGGGGCAGCACCCCTTTGGAGACGCGCTGAGACGGCAGGTCAACATCCTGTCAGGAGAGTATTCGCTCTCTCACTTCATGGAGGACATACATG ATGATGTGATAGCTCAGGATCTGATCGAGCAAATGATCAGTGCGGAGGCCGAGTCACGCCCCTCCACCGCCTGCATTCTCAAACACCCTTTCTTCTGGAGTCctgagaagcagctgctcttcttccag GATGTGAGTGACCGGATAGAGAAGGAGCCGGCGGACAGTCCGATTGTCGTCAAGCTGGAGACTGCAGGGAGAGCGGTGGTGCGAACCAACTGGAGGATGCACATCTCGGTGCCTTTACAGACCG ACTTGAGGCGGTTCAGGACCTATAAGGGAAACTCAGTTCGAGATCTCTTGAGGGCGATGAGGAATAAG AAGCACCACTACCACGAGCTGCCCCCCGAGGTTCAGGAGACCCTGGGCGAGCTGCCCGAAGGCTTCGTCGGCTACTTCACCTCACGGTTTCCACGGCTGCTGATGCACACGCACTCCGCCCTGCTCATCTGCGCTCACGAGAGACTGTTTCACCCCTACTTCCTGCCCCCCAACGCCAAGTAG